One genomic segment of Labeo rohita strain BAU-BD-2019 chromosome 14, IGBB_LRoh.1.0, whole genome shotgun sequence includes these proteins:
- the lcp2b gene encoding lymphocyte cytosolic protein 2 translates to MNFESVPSKSEVMNWNSGNLADYLKKMKLVGCDRVVKKSNMNGAKFLNMTDKDLKKFPTAQLPLITKICRDINQNNKQKKAMFHRSDHRMPPNQEPAPGGWDSDEFDQDGSDNDYEEPDSNEFEDNYICAASCDNEEDGDCEDDYEPPPTDTPSEIPSHFRVAKPLGDGDYLDSGPRGSARPPAVPRGLLNISKPPSRPDPSPHRPFIPPNQFKPGAPKIDRTKKPGTSTLPKFGKSAINQNTSPAAPKSATLPSQRFNTQQMDDFPPPPPVEMNVMMGQDMDPRWYVGQMSRGEAEVSLRQMNRDGTFLVRDSSKGGSEQPYTLMVLHQQKVYNIQIRFLGNSNGYSLGTGLNGIENFSSVMEIVAHHMKTPLILIDGMEHGARPHRQCCLMHPAGF, encoded by the exons ATGAATTTTGAAAGTGTACCGTCCAAGTCAGAGGTGATGAACTGGAACTCTGGAAACTTGGCTGACTATCTCAAAAAA ATGAAACTGGTGGGGTGTGACAGAGTGGTGAAGAAAAGCAATATGAACGGTGCAAAATTTCTG AATATGACTGATAAGGACCTTAAGAAGTTCCCCACAGCACAACTACC ATTAATCACAAAGATCTGCAGAGATATTAATcagaacaacaaacaaaagaagGCCATGTTTCATAG ATCAGATCATCGGATGCCTCCAAACCAAG AACCTGCTCCAGGAGGTTGGGATTCTGATGAATTC gACCAAGATGGAAGTGACAACGACTACGAGGAGCCAGATAGTAATGAGTTTGAAGACAATTACATATGCGCAGCATCATGTGATAATGAGGAAGATGGTGATTGTGAAGATGACTATGAACCACCTCCTACTGATACACCTTCTGAAATACCGTCTCACTTTCGTGTTGCCAAGCCTTTGGGCGACGGTGATTATTTAG ACAGCGGTCCACGTGGTTCTGCCAGACCACCAGCTGTTCCGAGAGGGCTTTTGAAT ATATCTAAGCCTCCATCACGACCAGATCCCTCTCCACACAGGCCTTTCATTCCCCCCAATCAAT TCAAACCTGGTGCGCCAAAGATAGATCGGACTAAGAAACCTGGCACATCCACTCtgccaaaatttggcaaatcaG CAATAAACCAAAACACCTCACCAGCGGCTCCAAAATCAGCAACTTTACCCTCACAACG ATTTAACACCCAACAGATGGATGACtttcctcctcctccacctgTAGAAATGAATGTGATGATGGGGCAG GACATGGATCCACGGTGGTACGTGGGGCAAATGTCACGAGGAGAAGCCGAAGTCTCACTCAGACAAATGAACAGA GATGGCACTTTCTTGGTGAGAGACAGTTCAAAGGGCGGCAGTGAGCAGCCATACACACTCATGGTTCTGCACCAGCAAAAAGTGTACAACATCCAGATCCGTTTCCTTGGAAACAGCAATGGATATTCCCTGGGCACGGGCCTAAATGGTATCGAG AATTTCTCCAGTGTCATGGAAATAGTGGCGCACCACATGAAGACCCCACTGATTCTGATAGACGGAATGGAGCACGGAGCCAGACCTCATCGGCAGTGCTGCCTCATGCACCCGGCGGGTTTCTGA